The following are from one region of the Cytobacillus firmus genome:
- a CDS encoding CaiB/BaiF CoA transferase family protein produces the protein MLKGIRVIDFSNYLPGPFASQRLAELGVEVIKVEPEAGDPGRHLDIKIEGTGAVFAANNRGKKSITLNLKSEEGRNAALMLISESDAVLESFRPGVMKKLGLDYESVKKHKPNIVYCSLTGYGENEDYQYLGSHDLNYMAVSGVLAQLKDRSGRPVHPSNTIADFMGGMAASERILAALLSGKMSGKGGHHCISIAEVMASTMGNHLLIENKTGYPNGLSVLNGEIVAYSLYETKDNRFAALAALEPKFWINFCKSAGREEWIDYHLSSASGDNPVFLEITELFRSRTLKEWTEFGRDADCCLTPVLETGELQDFPLFNGILDTTQNYPLVKMHGGIESAMGGPPKLGEHNEEVLSSIAKRNIKI, from the coding sequence ATGTTAAAAGGCATAAGAGTGATCGACTTTTCCAACTATCTTCCTGGACCGTTTGCTTCCCAGAGGCTTGCAGAGCTTGGAGTAGAAGTGATAAAAGTGGAACCGGAAGCCGGTGACCCCGGAAGGCATCTGGATATCAAAATAGAAGGAACAGGTGCAGTGTTTGCCGCCAATAACCGCGGCAAAAAAAGCATTACACTTAACCTGAAGAGCGAAGAAGGAAGAAATGCTGCCCTTATGCTGATTTCAGAAAGTGATGCGGTGCTAGAAAGTTTTCGGCCTGGTGTAATGAAAAAGCTGGGTCTGGATTATGAGAGTGTGAAAAAGCATAAACCAAATATCGTTTATTGCTCTCTTACAGGCTACGGTGAGAATGAAGACTATCAATATTTAGGAAGCCATGATTTAAATTATATGGCCGTAAGCGGGGTCCTTGCCCAGCTGAAGGACCGCAGCGGCCGTCCTGTTCACCCGTCCAACACAATAGCGGATTTTATGGGAGGAATGGCAGCCAGTGAAAGGATATTGGCTGCACTGCTTTCCGGCAAAATGTCCGGAAAAGGCGGGCATCATTGCATTTCAATTGCCGAAGTGATGGCTTCCACCATGGGGAACCATTTGCTCATTGAAAATAAGACAGGATATCCTAATGGGCTTTCTGTATTAAACGGGGAAATCGTTGCCTATTCTCTTTATGAAACAAAGGATAACCGGTTTGCTGCACTTGCTGCTCTGGAGCCGAAGTTCTGGATAAACTTCTGTAAGAGTGCAGGAAGGGAGGAGTGGATTGATTATCATCTTTCCAGTGCCTCTGGCGATAATCCTGTCTTTTTGGAGATAACCGAATTATTTAGAAGCAGGACATTAAAAGAGTGGACTGAATTTGGCCGTGACGCAGATTGCTGTCTGACTCCTGTATTGGAGACCGGCGAATTGCAAGACTTTCCGCTATTTAACGGAATTTTAGATACTACCCAAAATTACCCTTTGGTAAAAATGCATGGCGGAATAGAATCAGCAATGGGGGGGCCTCCAAAATTAGGAGAACATAATGAGGAAGTTCTAAGCAGTATTGCAAAGAGAAATATTAAAATATGA
- the pssA gene encoding CDP-diacylglycerol--serine O-phosphatidyltransferase — protein sequence MRFIKTIPNMVTLGNLYCGFLSIGMAANGEFKNAAILILIGMMLDSMDGRLARMLKADSTLGKELDSLADIVTFGVAPSFLVFYTYFFQFGILGLAVSGLFPLFGAYRLARFNISPPKSSLNYFIGVPITAAGGIMAILTLFGEHIPNIITTVVFTALCFLMVSRIRIPSFKEVPLPKYGTIVTVFLGSVLYVIYKGSYGPFPDLIYIAIPLYIAYLTYRFIKGKNKKEID from the coding sequence GTGCGTTTTATTAAAACAATCCCCAATATGGTCACTTTGGGTAATTTATATTGCGGCTTTCTTTCAATCGGCATGGCTGCCAATGGAGAATTTAAAAATGCAGCCATATTAATCTTAATCGGTATGATGCTTGACAGCATGGACGGCAGGCTGGCCAGAATGCTGAAAGCGGATAGTACACTTGGAAAAGAACTTGATTCTCTGGCAGATATTGTTACATTTGGCGTTGCCCCTTCATTTTTGGTCTTTTATACATACTTTTTTCAATTTGGAATACTTGGATTAGCTGTGTCAGGTCTTTTTCCTTTATTTGGCGCATATCGGCTTGCCCGATTCAATATCAGTCCGCCAAAATCCTCTTTGAACTATTTTATTGGAGTTCCGATAACTGCAGCAGGCGGAATCATGGCAATATTGACCCTTTTTGGTGAGCATATACCCAATATCATTACAACGGTTGTATTCACCGCACTCTGCTTTCTTATGGTAAGCAGAATCCGGATTCCCAGCTTTAAAGAAGTTCCCCTTCCGAAATACGGAACAATTGTTACCGTTTTTCTGGGAAGTGTTCTGTACGTTATTTACAAGGGCTCTTACGGGCCGTTTCCCGATTTGATTTATATTGCGATACCGCTTTACATTGCGTATTTGACATACCGATTCATAAAAGGCAAAAACAAAAAAGAAATTGATTAA
- a CDS encoding AMP-binding protein produces the protein MSKTFPQLLIERAYKNGSQVALREKEFGIWNEITYEAFLDKVKNFSLGLASLGLKREDKLAIIGDNRPEWVISELAAQSLGGISVGIYQESLSAELSYIIDNCDATIIVAEDQEQVDKLLEIKDSIPKVRTIIYYDSRGMRGYREDFLLEFNEVLEMGRSYHSGQPDLFTEEADKGSADDVAILSYTSGTTGNPKGTMLTYRNLIDMAKNLSDIDPLTDKDEYVSFLPLAWIGEQMMTLAMGLYNGMTINFPEEPATVLEDLREIGPQVMFSPPRIYEDMVSRFQVRIQDSGWLKRKIYNWCKPIGEKVAKAHFGNKPVSTGTRALYKIADYVMFSAIRDHFGLLKIKRAYTGGAPLGPDVFEFFHSIGVNVKSIYGQTEVAGISIVHRDGDIKLDSVGIPIPGTEVKISEEGEILIKSASVCKGYYKNEKSTTETIQDGWLYTGDAGRLDEEGHLYIIDRIKDVIRLDTGEMFSPQFIENKLKFSSFIQEAVAIGKDRPYVVAMINIDMKNVGRWAEKNQISYTTYTDLSSKPQVLDLIEKQVQEINQTLPEKARVKKFVLLYKELDADDEELTRTKKVRRQFVAKKYQALIDGLYTEDKKIRVNGTIKYRDGMEQTIQTTLQVIFMDEGEGAA, from the coding sequence ATGAGCAAAACGTTTCCGCAGCTGCTGATTGAAAGGGCTTACAAGAATGGGTCACAAGTTGCTTTAAGAGAAAAGGAATTTGGAATTTGGAATGAAATCACTTATGAAGCGTTCCTGGACAAAGTAAAGAATTTCAGCCTGGGTTTGGCATCTTTGGGTCTGAAAAGAGAAGATAAGCTTGCCATTATTGGCGATAACAGGCCCGAATGGGTAATCAGCGAGCTTGCTGCGCAAAGCTTAGGCGGCATTTCAGTAGGAATTTATCAGGAATCCCTATCTGCTGAACTAAGTTACATTATCGATAATTGTGACGCAACCATAATCGTTGCGGAGGACCAGGAGCAAGTGGATAAATTGCTGGAAATTAAAGACTCCATTCCTAAAGTGAGGACGATAATTTATTATGATTCACGCGGCATGAGGGGGTACCGGGAGGATTTTCTGCTGGAATTTAACGAAGTTCTGGAAATGGGACGAAGTTATCACTCAGGACAGCCTGATTTATTTACAGAGGAAGCTGATAAGGGGTCTGCAGATGACGTGGCAATTTTATCATATACTTCAGGAACGACAGGCAATCCAAAAGGAACGATGCTTACTTACCGGAATCTGATCGATATGGCTAAAAATCTTTCAGACATTGATCCGCTGACAGATAAGGATGAATATGTTTCATTCCTTCCTCTTGCCTGGATCGGGGAACAGATGATGACTCTTGCCATGGGCTTATATAATGGGATGACGATTAATTTCCCGGAAGAGCCGGCAACCGTATTGGAAGACCTGCGGGAAATTGGGCCACAGGTTATGTTTTCTCCGCCCAGAATCTATGAAGATATGGTGTCGCGCTTTCAGGTCAGAATTCAGGACAGCGGCTGGCTGAAAAGAAAGATATATAACTGGTGCAAGCCGATAGGCGAGAAGGTAGCTAAAGCCCATTTTGGCAATAAACCTGTCAGCACCGGTACGAGAGCTCTTTATAAAATTGCTGATTATGTGATGTTCAGTGCAATCCGCGATCACTTTGGACTTTTGAAGATCAAGCGTGCTTATACCGGCGGTGCCCCTTTGGGTCCAGATGTATTTGAATTCTTTCACAGTATAGGAGTCAATGTAAAAAGCATTTACGGTCAGACAGAAGTTGCCGGCATTTCCATTGTGCACAGAGATGGCGACATTAAGCTTGATAGTGTTGGAATTCCAATACCGGGTACAGAAGTGAAAATTTCTGAAGAAGGAGAAATTCTGATCAAAAGCGCAAGTGTCTGCAAGGGGTATTACAAAAATGAGAAAAGCACAACTGAAACCATTCAGGATGGGTGGCTGTATACAGGGGATGCAGGAAGGCTGGATGAGGAAGGGCATTTGTATATCATTGACCGGATTAAAGATGTCATCCGCCTTGATACGGGGGAAATGTTCTCCCCGCAATTTATCGAAAATAAGCTGAAATTCAGTTCATTCATACAGGAAGCGGTAGCAATCGGGAAGGACCGCCCATATGTGGTTGCCATGATCAATATTGACATGAAAAATGTAGGGCGCTGGGCGGAGAAAAATCAAATCAGCTATACCACCTATACCGATTTATCTTCCAAGCCTCAAGTGCTGGATCTTATCGAAAAACAGGTCCAGGAAATCAATCAGACTCTGCCTGAAAAAGCCCGGGTGAAAAAATTCGTTCTTCTTTATAAAGAACTGGATGCAGATGATGAAGAGCTCACAAGAACAAAGAAAGTCCGCAGGCAGTTTGTTGCTAAAAAATATCAGGCCTTAATCGATGGACTTTATACAGAGGACAAAAAAATACGTGTCAATGGCACGATCAAGTATCGTGATGGCATGGAACAAACCATCCAAACAACCCTTCAGGTGATTTTTATGGATGAAGGAGAGGGGGCAGCTTAA
- a CDS encoding FAD-dependent oxidoreductase, whose product MPGNQRKYSKRQTAIVIGGSIAGMLAARVLSDSFEKVIIIEKDGEQPKGCPRKGVPQAAQGHVLLKSGEKILEDLFPGLIAEMIKGGSIPADFATDIAWHHHGSWKIRYNSGCSIIQQSRPFLEYHLRKRIDQIQNIHTLYNTRVKGFALNGSRITGIEADTAEGNAIYTADLTVDASGASSLALMCLDKLGVAQPKKTEISINLFYANRIYRRIRSDSEWKSLLVYPNPPLQSFGGSISPTENNEWMITLFGYGANNPPADNNEFLEAAKNLERPHIYDCIKNGEPASDIKVYRFPSMRRYHFEKMKTFPKGLLVMGDAFCRIDPVFAQGMSIAAKEAMALQEILISAGEADADPYNFHRKISKIVDIPWLIALTEDFRFSHTAGAKPLGLPLLQWYVKKVVNACSYDPYTYDCFMKVLHLQAHPAVLFTPRAVRNIFRRRKK is encoded by the coding sequence ATGCCTGGAAATCAAAGAAAATACAGTAAAAGACAAACGGCCATTGTGATCGGAGGGAGCATCGCCGGCATGCTGGCGGCAAGGGTCCTTTCAGACTCCTTCGAAAAGGTCATTATTATCGAAAAAGATGGAGAACAGCCAAAGGGTTGCCCGCGAAAAGGGGTACCACAGGCCGCTCAGGGTCATGTTCTTCTGAAGAGCGGAGAGAAAATACTTGAGGACCTTTTTCCGGGTCTGATAGCTGAAATGATAAAAGGAGGTTCTATACCTGCCGATTTTGCCACTGACATAGCCTGGCACCACCATGGAAGCTGGAAAATCAGATATAACTCAGGCTGCTCTATTATTCAGCAAAGCCGTCCATTTCTTGAATATCATCTTCGCAAAAGAATAGATCAGATTCAAAATATACATACTTTATATAACACAAGGGTCAAAGGTTTCGCCTTAAACGGTTCAAGAATTACGGGTATTGAAGCGGATACCGCAGAAGGCAATGCTATATATACTGCCGATTTAACTGTTGATGCATCCGGTGCCAGCAGTCTTGCACTTATGTGCCTCGACAAGCTCGGGGTGGCCCAGCCAAAGAAAACAGAGATATCTATCAACTTATTCTATGCAAACCGTATTTATAGAAGGATCCGGTCAGATAGTGAATGGAAAAGTTTATTGGTTTATCCGAATCCCCCTCTGCAATCCTTTGGAGGATCCATCTCTCCAACCGAGAACAATGAATGGATGATTACCCTCTTTGGATATGGTGCCAATAATCCGCCAGCGGATAACAATGAATTTCTCGAGGCAGCGAAAAACCTGGAAAGGCCGCATATTTATGATTGCATAAAAAATGGAGAACCTGCTTCAGATATAAAGGTATACCGTTTTCCTTCCATGAGGCGATATCATTTCGAAAAAATGAAGACCTTTCCTAAAGGACTGCTTGTCATGGGTGATGCTTTTTGCCGGATCGATCCGGTATTTGCGCAGGGAATGAGCATTGCTGCAAAGGAAGCAATGGCATTGCAGGAAATCCTTATAAGTGCAGGAGAAGCGGATGCGGACCCGTATAATTTCCATAGAAAAATCAGCAAAATAGTGGATATCCCCTGGTTAATTGCTTTAACTGAGGATTTTAGATTCTCCCATACAGCCGGGGCTAAACCTTTGGGACTGCCCCTTCTTCAATGGTATGTCAAAAAAGTGGTCAATGCCTGTTCATATGATCCCTATACATATGACTGCTTTATGAAAGTGCTCCATCTGCAGGCCCATCCGGCAGTATTGTTCACCCCAAGAGCAGTAAGGAATATTTTTCGAAGGCGAAAGAAATAA
- a CDS encoding ABC transporter ATP-binding protein, with protein sequence MGILEIKDATLRFGGVTALDHVSYGVQEGEIFSLIGPNGAGKTSMLNCISGLYKPSSGSIYFKGEDITRYKPHKRASMGIARAFQNIELFPHLSVLDNLMLGRHVRMKTGLLAGGLYWGKAQREEIEHRKKVEQVIDFLEIEDIRNTPVGTLSYGLQKRVETGRALALEPEILLLDEPMAGMNSEEKEDMARYIIDIHEEMNTTIILIEHDMGVVMDLSDHIAVLDFGKLIGYGTPEEIQNNPKVIEAYLGEENAV encoded by the coding sequence TTGGGAATTTTGGAGATAAAGGATGCTACTTTAAGGTTTGGAGGCGTAACAGCTCTAGACCATGTCTCGTATGGGGTGCAGGAGGGGGAGATTTTTTCGCTGATTGGTCCAAATGGAGCAGGTAAGACAAGTATGCTGAATTGCATTAGCGGACTGTACAAACCTTCATCCGGATCGATTTATTTTAAGGGGGAAGATATTACAAGGTATAAACCACACAAAAGAGCTAGTATGGGCATTGCCCGTGCTTTTCAGAATATCGAGCTTTTCCCGCATTTGTCTGTTTTGGACAATCTGATGCTTGGCAGGCATGTGAGAATGAAAACCGGGCTGCTTGCCGGAGGGCTCTATTGGGGAAAGGCGCAGAGAGAGGAAATTGAACATCGGAAAAAAGTTGAGCAGGTGATCGATTTTCTTGAAATCGAGGATATCCGCAATACCCCAGTGGGAACTCTTTCATATGGACTGCAGAAAAGGGTCGAAACCGGCAGGGCTTTGGCACTGGAACCTGAAATTCTCCTTCTGGATGAGCCGATGGCAGGCATGAATAGTGAGGAAAAAGAGGACATGGCCAGATACATTATCGATATTCACGAAGAAATGAACACAACCATTATATTAATTGAACACGATATGGGAGTTGTAATGGACTTATCCGATCACATTGCAGTTCTTGATTTCGGGAAGCTGATTGGCTATGGGACACCGGAAGAGATTCAGAATAATCCTAAAGTCATAGAAGCCTATCTGGGAGAAGAGAATGCCGTATAA
- a CDS encoding branched-chain amino acid ABC transporter permease: MTFFLQMLVTGIVVGSVYALVALGFVLIYKSSDAINFAQGEFLLIGTYVCLTLITAYNIPFIAALLIALMFSAVLGFVIERIVLRPFIGEPVISMIMATIGLSSVLAGIVHIIWGHETRVFPRIFSEQPVNIGEIVIAPVYLWSLLIVVVMLVIFTLFFKYSKLGIAMRATADDQQAAMSMGISVKMIFAVAWAIAAIVSAVGGILLGNINGVNASLSAIGLKVLPVAILGGLDSIPGAIIGGLIIGILESLTGGYLDPLVGGGLKEVMPFVILVFILMFKPYGLFGKKKSRGCNR, translated from the coding sequence ATGACATTTTTCTTGCAAATGCTCGTAACAGGCATCGTGGTAGGAAGTGTTTATGCACTTGTCGCACTGGGCTTTGTGCTTATTTATAAATCCAGTGACGCCATCAACTTTGCTCAGGGTGAGTTCCTTTTAATTGGAACGTATGTCTGTTTAACGCTAATTACAGCCTACAACATCCCGTTTATAGCAGCCCTTTTAATTGCGCTGATGTTCAGTGCTGTTTTAGGATTTGTTATTGAACGGATAGTTCTGAGGCCTTTTATTGGAGAACCTGTCATATCCATGATTATGGCGACGATTGGTTTATCGAGTGTTCTTGCCGGGATTGTTCATATTATTTGGGGCCATGAGACACGTGTGTTTCCAAGGATTTTCTCTGAACAGCCTGTTAACATTGGAGAGATCGTCATTGCACCGGTCTATTTATGGTCACTTTTGATCGTTGTGGTGATGCTTGTTATTTTCACCCTCTTTTTCAAATATTCCAAGCTGGGAATTGCGATGAGAGCAACTGCAGATGATCAGCAGGCAGCAATGTCAATGGGAATCAGCGTAAAAATGATTTTCGCAGTGGCCTGGGCAATTGCTGCCATTGTTTCAGCAGTTGGAGGCATCCTTCTCGGAAACATCAATGGTGTAAATGCATCCCTTTCAGCGATTGGCTTAAAGGTCCTTCCGGTTGCTATTCTTGGAGGACTCGACAGTATTCCCGGTGCCATCATCGGCGGGCTGATCATCGGCATTCTTGAGAGCCTGACCGGCGGATATCTGGATCCATTGGTTGGCGGGGGTCTGAAAGAGGTTATGCCGTTTGTCATCCTCGTATTTATCCTTATGTTCAAGCCATATGGTTTGTTCGGAAAAAAGAAATCGAGAGGGTGTAACCGATGA
- a CDS encoding fatty acid--CoA ligase: MTTTIGRIFDLTAGKFPDKEALYDVRKNLRFTYKEWSFEINKLANALINAGVRKGDRVSTCLFNTEELATAFFACAKIGAVFNPINFRLMSEEIAYILQDAEPKVVLFEQMLESGITPIAKRFPHTEFWYIDENPPAYASSYREKVDAASPDEIDIEIHENDLYAIMYTSGTTGRPKGVVHRHRDMAEQSLIVIGATKLESNDNGLVTAPMFHCAELHCAFLPRVHVGAANTILHHFDAKEVLRLISEEKITKFFAAPTMWNMLLQENLDHYNLESLKLGLYGAAPMAPALVYACREKLGISLVQAYGMTEMGPAITFLSEDDQIRKAGSAGQACLNHEIRIVRPNENGPSDPDDVMLPGETGEIIVKGPCMMSGYFNRDEATDHAMHRGWYHSGDIGYLDDDGFLFVKDRVDDMIISGGENIYPREVEDLLYTHNGVLDVAVIGQPDDRWGETVTAFVVKKDPALSEEELDELCRNSDELANYKRPRKYVFCEALPRNASGKIQKFMLRKQLEDLFAEGKI; this comes from the coding sequence ATGACAACTACTATAGGAAGAATTTTTGATCTTACTGCCGGGAAATTTCCGGATAAAGAAGCTCTGTATGATGTCAGAAAAAATCTGCGTTTTACCTATAAGGAATGGAGTTTTGAGATCAATAAATTGGCCAATGCTTTAATAAATGCAGGCGTCAGGAAGGGTGACAGGGTTTCAACCTGCCTTTTTAACACTGAGGAGCTTGCTACCGCATTCTTTGCCTGTGCAAAAATCGGCGCCGTGTTTAATCCGATCAACTTTAGGCTGATGTCGGAAGAAATTGCTTATATCCTCCAGGATGCAGAGCCAAAAGTAGTGTTATTTGAACAAATGCTGGAATCCGGCATTACCCCCATCGCTAAGCGTTTTCCGCATACAGAATTCTGGTACATTGATGAAAATCCGCCAGCATACGCTTCATCCTACCGGGAAAAGGTCGATGCAGCATCGCCTGATGAAATAGACATTGAAATACATGAAAATGATTTGTACGCCATCATGTACACAAGCGGCACCACGGGAAGGCCGAAGGGTGTAGTCCACAGACACAGGGATATGGCTGAACAGAGTCTAATTGTTATAGGAGCGACAAAGCTTGAAAGCAATGACAACGGACTCGTGACTGCACCTATGTTCCACTGCGCAGAGCTTCACTGTGCCTTTCTGCCAAGGGTGCATGTGGGTGCTGCCAATACCATCCTCCATCACTTTGATGCAAAGGAAGTATTGCGGTTAATTTCAGAAGAAAAAATCACAAAGTTTTTTGCGGCACCGACCATGTGGAATATGCTGCTTCAGGAAAACTTGGACCATTATAATTTGGAAAGCCTGAAGCTGGGACTGTATGGTGCGGCACCGATGGCTCCTGCTCTTGTGTATGCTTGCCGTGAAAAATTAGGCATCTCCCTGGTACAGGCATATGGAATGACCGAGATGGGTCCGGCGATTACATTTTTATCGGAAGATGATCAAATCAGGAAAGCTGGATCTGCAGGACAGGCCTGTTTAAACCATGAAATCAGGATTGTCAGGCCGAATGAGAATGGTCCATCAGATCCAGATGATGTGATGCTTCCTGGAGAAACGGGTGAAATCATCGTAAAAGGCCCATGCATGATGAGTGGTTACTTCAATCGGGACGAGGCAACCGATCATGCCATGCATAGAGGCTGGTACCACTCTGGTGACATCGGTTATCTGGATGACGATGGCTTTTTGTTCGTCAAAGACAGAGTCGACGATATGATCATCAGCGGCGGAGAAAATATTTATCCCCGTGAAGTGGAGGATCTTTTATATACCCATAATGGGGTTCTGGATGTGGCAGTGATCGGCCAGCCGGATGACCGCTGGGGTGAAACCGTCACAGCTTTCGTTGTCAAAAAAGATCCGGCACTCTCTGAAGAAGAACTCGATGAATTATGCAGGAATAGTGATGAACTCGCCAATTATAAGCGGCCGAGAAAATATGTTTTCTGTGAAGCACTGCCAAGAAATGCGAGCGGCAAGATTCAAAAGTTCATGCTCCGAAAGCAGCTGGAGGATCTGTTCGCTGAAGGGAAAATCTAG
- a CDS encoding nucleotide excision repair endonuclease, with protein sequence MIKIEIPEPSLVITRNRQTGQAGESDLSSVYGFTDYHKIPRDKGGMILFFDAKEDLLFVGKARKLRQRVKKHFEDNVSPIKNHRDDVHKIAVIYVEDSMEREIYETYIINALQAKYNIDKVFYK encoded by the coding sequence TTGATAAAAATTGAAATACCAGAACCTAGTCTCGTCATTACAAGAAACAGACAAACGGGACAGGCAGGAGAAAGTGACCTTAGCAGTGTCTATGGATTCACAGATTATCATAAGATACCAAGAGACAAGGGCGGCATGATTCTATTTTTTGATGCGAAAGAAGATCTGCTCTTTGTAGGAAAGGCCCGCAAATTAAGACAGCGGGTTAAAAAGCATTTTGAAGACAATGTTTCCCCTATAAAAAATCATCGTGATGATGTCCATAAAATTGCGGTAATTTACGTGGAAGACAGCATGGAGCGCGAGATTTATGAGACTTATATCATCAATGCCCTTCAGGCAAAATATAATATCGACAAAGTATTTTACAAATAA
- the adhP gene encoding alcohol dehydrogenase AdhP: MKAAVVHKFKESLEIENVRVPSVGKNDVLVKIKACGVCHTDLHAAHGDWPVKPALPLIPGHEGVGEVVEVGEGITHLKAGDRVGVPWLYSACGHCEYCLTGRETLCHNQLNAGYSINGGYAEYCLADARYVVKVPDSLDYVEAAPIFCAGVTTYKALKVGEAKPGEWVAVYGIGGLGHVAVQYAKAMGLKVVAVDTFNEKLELAKDLGADLIVNPKVEDSAVFIQRKIGGVQASICTAVSKHAFNEAYRAVKRGGKCVAVGLPPEVMEVPIFDTVLNGVSIVGSIVGTRKDLQEALQFAADGKVKTIVETASLEEINRVFDDLEKGKINGRIVIKFED; the protein is encoded by the coding sequence ATGAAAGCAGCAGTTGTGCATAAATTTAAGGAAAGCCTGGAAATTGAAAATGTAAGAGTACCATCCGTTGGAAAAAATGATGTATTAGTAAAAATAAAAGCCTGTGGTGTTTGCCATACTGATTTACATGCTGCACATGGTGACTGGCCTGTTAAACCGGCACTTCCTCTTATCCCGGGTCATGAAGGGGTCGGAGAAGTTGTAGAAGTGGGAGAAGGCATTACACATTTGAAGGCTGGAGACCGAGTCGGAGTGCCTTGGCTATATTCTGCCTGCGGACATTGTGAATACTGCTTAACCGGGCGTGAAACACTTTGCCATAATCAGCTGAACGCGGGATATTCCATTAATGGCGGATACGCAGAATATTGTCTCGCTGATGCCCGATATGTGGTGAAGGTTCCTGATTCTCTTGACTATGTTGAGGCAGCACCGATTTTTTGTGCTGGTGTAACGACATATAAAGCGCTCAAGGTAGGGGAAGCAAAGCCGGGTGAATGGGTCGCTGTTTATGGTATTGGAGGCCTTGGACATGTAGCAGTCCAATATGCAAAAGCCATGGGATTAAAGGTCGTGGCCGTCGATACATTTAACGAAAAGCTGGAGCTGGCAAAAGATTTGGGTGCAGATTTAATTGTTAATCCTAAAGTTGAGGATTCTGCTGTCTTCATACAGCGCAAAATTGGCGGGGTTCAAGCATCCATATGCACGGCAGTGTCTAAACATGCTTTCAATGAAGCATATCGTGCTGTCAAACGCGGAGGAAAATGCGTAGCCGTGGGATTGCCGCCTGAAGTTATGGAAGTTCCGATCTTTGATACAGTTCTGAACGGTGTCAGCATTGTCGGTTCTATTGTCGGAACAAGAAAGGATCTGCAGGAAGCCCTCCAATTTGCAGCAGACGGCAAAGTAAAAACTATAGTGGAAACGGCATCCCTTGAAGAAATTAATAGAGTCTTTGATGATCTTGAAAAAGGGAAAATAAATGGGCGTATCGTTATAAAATTTGAAGATTAA